Proteins from one Mesotoga infera genomic window:
- a CDS encoding peptide ABC transporter substrate-binding protein, with translation MKKLLIFSFLLLFAIMTFAQISSEEAIPVIEGKGIITAVDDSPLTFGEFKTAVEKAFPGKGQLITGTGEVTRADFAVALVKVLGLEAEANAVEEICTTAIDEWEAPKEAWGALTVAYRSNRQLLDFRYGHVIEPTSPITKKEAAVSIYMAMNPPVKGGIATTAVAADAPGFNTLFTSSGLTWTICNIIGDGYTGTDNNGFYFPRMIKRMPSLENGLMKMNEDGSLTITYELRKGMKWHDGTPVTARDAKFQWEVMTSGAPVTANYFENSVSEVTIIDDLTFSITLPEPLSNAELGSSVYAYYFGWFQIPEHIYRKDFEQAKASGLWDSFVEKATKNPVMTGPYMLKEYVEGQYVILEAFNDYYMGRPNIDQIVMKIIPDSDVTFASTLNGEIDFGRYTLDLKQSIQLKNQLSNVFNVFFTPNIAYDNLNLNLRDPNDTSKPNKFFGDKRVRQAVLYAIDRQQISNVVYSGLAEVVDTWITDLHQMRDALKSPLVKHYEYNPAKAKELLAEAGWKLNNKGILEKDGVVFEFSIVGPAGSTQYQMMAQMIQSMLKQVGISVKVDLKPSLVVWTEIMPYGNFDALLSGWGYGVSDDASNYWTTDLIPSDANYWGGTNYTGWSNAENDEIIYAAARELDPAKKVALYEKHFALWTEELPVLPLVVAPTPHFAKKYIKSFDSGYDNGLGWIIQNWYIQK, from the coding sequence ATGAAAAAGCTCCTAATTTTCTCGTTTCTGCTGCTCTTTGCAATCATGACTTTTGCCCAGATCTCTTCCGAAGAGGCTATTCCCGTAATAGAGGGAAAGGGTATAATCACCGCAGTGGATGATTCTCCACTGACCTTCGGAGAGTTCAAGACCGCCGTAGAAAAGGCCTTCCCCGGTAAGGGGCAGCTTATAACTGGAACGGGAGAAGTCACGAGAGCCGATTTCGCTGTTGCCTTGGTCAAGGTTCTTGGACTGGAAGCAGAAGCGAACGCCGTTGAAGAGATCTGCACAACCGCTATCGACGAATGGGAAGCCCCCAAAGAAGCATGGGGTGCATTGACGGTAGCCTACAGGAGCAACAGACAGCTCCTCGATTTCAGGTACGGCCACGTAATAGAGCCCACTTCTCCTATCACTAAGAAAGAAGCTGCCGTTTCCATCTACATGGCGATGAATCCTCCAGTAAAGGGTGGAATTGCCACAACTGCTGTCGCCGCCGACGCGCCTGGTTTCAACACACTCTTCACCTCTTCAGGTCTTACATGGACGATCTGTAACATCATCGGAGACGGGTACACGGGAACGGACAACAACGGCTTCTATTTCCCGAGAATGATAAAGAGAATGCCAAGCCTCGAAAACGGTCTCATGAAGATGAACGAAGACGGTTCGCTGACCATTACTTACGAACTTCGAAAGGGTATGAAGTGGCACGACGGTACACCTGTAACGGCCAGAGACGCCAAATTCCAGTGGGAAGTAATGACCAGTGGAGCTCCGGTGACCGCCAACTACTTTGAAAATTCCGTTTCCGAGGTCACGATAATCGACGATCTCACCTTTTCTATAACTCTTCCAGAGCCTCTTAGCAATGCAGAGTTGGGGTCCTCGGTTTACGCCTATTACTTCGGCTGGTTCCAGATCCCCGAACACATTTACAGGAAGGATTTTGAACAGGCCAAGGCCAGCGGTCTTTGGGACAGTTTCGTTGAGAAGGCCACCAAAAATCCAGTTATGACCGGTCCATACATGTTAAAAGAATATGTCGAAGGCCAGTACGTCATTCTCGAAGCTTTCAACGATTACTACATGGGCAGACCGAATATAGACCAAATAGTGATGAAGATAATTCCCGACAGTGACGTCACCTTCGCTTCCACGTTGAACGGTGAAATCGATTTCGGAAGATACACGCTAGACCTCAAGCAGTCAATACAGCTTAAGAACCAGCTTTCGAACGTGTTCAATGTTTTCTTCACTCCGAACATCGCCTACGACAATCTGAACCTCAACCTAAGAGACCCGAACGACACTTCGAAACCCAACAAATTCTTCGGTGACAAGAGAGTCAGACAGGCAGTTCTCTACGCGATAGACAGACAGCAGATAAGCAACGTCGTTTACTCGGGCCTGGCCGAAGTCGTGGATACATGGATCACCGATCTCCACCAGATGAGAGATGCCCTCAAGAGTCCACTTGTAAAGCACTACGAATACAACCCCGCCAAAGCGAAGGAATTACTGGCCGAGGCTGGCTGGAAACTGAACAACAAAGGCATCCTCGAGAAGGACGGGGTTGTTTTCGAATTCTCCATCGTTGGTCCGGCTGGCAGCACGCAGTATCAGATGATGGCACAGATGATTCAGAGCATGCTCAAGCAGGTCGGCATATCCGTCAAGGTCGATCTCAAACCCTCTCTGGTAGTCTGGACTGAAATAATGCCTTACGGAAATTTCGATGCGCTCCTCTCAGGCTGGGGCTATGGAGTCAGCGATGATGCTTCCAATTACTGGACCACAGATCTGATACCGTCCGACGCCAACTACTGGGGTGGTACGAATTACACTGGCTGGTCCAACGCCGAGAACGACGAAATCATCTATGCAGCTGCCAGAGAGCTTGATCCGGCCAAGAAAGTCGCTCTTTACGAAAAGCACTTCGCACTCTGGACCGAAGAGCTGCCGGTACTCCCGCTGGTCGTTGCACCAACTCCGCACTTTGCGAAGAAGTACATAAAGAGCTTCGATTCCGGTTACGACAATGGATTGGGTTGGATAATCCAGAACTGGTACATACAGAAGTAA
- a CDS encoding aminotransferase class IV has product MWAFLDGEFVEEKDRHIKLENRGLTFADGLFEVIRTIESKILFFEDHFSRMQKSAIHFDIDLPYCSEYIKNAAHELIKKNGIEDGELYLELTRGTDLHRDHRYPPKRTPSTFFMLALPLRHIDRENWKKGVKLLTYPDLRHKLCEHKTINLLPNVLAKNYAYSNGGYEALMYREERNYRYVTEGGSSNYFMVKDGVLHTPEIDNILPGITREKVTKIIHGLGYELHERRVGLEEFLTADEVFLVSTVSRVMPVHSIDDVHFDAPGTITLKVQEAYEKIFFSFL; this is encoded by the coding sequence ATGTGGGCATTTCTGGATGGGGAGTTCGTCGAAGAAAAGGACAGACATATCAAGCTAGAGAACAGGGGTTTGACCTTCGCCGACGGCCTTTTCGAGGTGATAAGAACCATTGAAAGCAAGATTCTCTTTTTCGAAGATCACTTTTCGAGAATGCAAAAGAGCGCCATTCACTTCGATATTGATCTCCCTTATTGCAGCGAATACATCAAAAACGCCGCTCACGAGCTTATAAAGAAGAACGGAATTGAAGACGGAGAGCTGTACCTGGAACTTACACGTGGGACCGACCTTCACAGAGATCATAGATATCCCCCCAAGAGAACACCTTCCACTTTCTTTATGTTGGCACTCCCCCTGAGGCACATAGATAGGGAAAACTGGAAGAAGGGAGTTAAGCTGCTGACCTACCCGGATTTGAGACATAAGCTCTGCGAGCACAAGACGATAAACCTTCTTCCGAACGTCCTGGCCAAGAACTATGCCTACTCGAACGGAGGGTATGAAGCCCTCATGTATAGAGAAGAGCGCAACTACAGGTACGTTACCGAAGGCGGAAGCTCCAACTATTTCATGGTGAAGGACGGAGTCCTACATACGCCGGAGATAGACAATATACTGCCGGGAATAACCCGGGAAAAAGTCACAAAGATAATTCACGGGCTCGGCTATGAACTGCACGAAAGAAGGGTTGGGTTGGAGGAGTTTCTCACCGCAGACGAAGTCTTTCTGGTCAGCACCGTCTCACGTGTCATGCCCGTGCATTCCATAGACGACGTTCATTTCGATGCGCCAGGTACAATTACTTTGAAAGTTCAAGAAGCTTATGAAAAGATTTTCTTCTCATTTTTGTGA
- the purE gene encoding 5-(carboxyamino)imidazole ribonucleotide mutase yields MALVAVVMGSKSDLPVARRCTETLERLSVGFELRIMSAHRTPSFVMEYALSVREKGIDVIVAIAGKAAHLAGVIAACTCLPVIGLPVKSSTLDGLDSLLSTVQMPKGVPVATVAIDGAENAALLAARILSIKYPQVRERLESYIRQMREEVLNSDEELRSNTEGGI; encoded by the coding sequence ATGGCTTTAGTGGCTGTGGTTATGGGGAGCAAGTCCGACCTCCCCGTGGCCCGAAGATGTACCGAAACACTCGAAAGACTTTCCGTTGGTTTTGAATTGAGAATCATGTCCGCGCATCGCACACCTTCTTTTGTAATGGAATACGCACTCTCGGTGAGGGAAAAAGGAATAGATGTGATAGTGGCCATAGCAGGGAAGGCGGCTCATCTGGCCGGTGTGATCGCCGCCTGCACATGCCTGCCGGTAATAGGCCTTCCGGTCAAATCCTCCACGCTCGATGGGTTGGATTCGCTGCTATCCACAGTTCAGATGCCTAAAGGTGTGCCGGTGGCCACGGTGGCGATCGATGGTGCCGAGAACGCAGCGCTCCTGGCTGCCAGGATACTGTCCATAAAATACCCGCAAGTGAGGGAAAGACTGGAATCGTATATTCGGCAAATGCGAGAGGAAGTCTTGAATAGCGACGAAGAGTTACGTTCGAATACAGAGGGAGGGATTTGA
- the purC gene encoding phosphoribosylaminoimidazolesuccinocarboxamide synthase: MIARDLLYEGKAKKVFLTDRDDRYLIRYKDDATAFNGEKKGSIIGKGAINNTMSAYFFQLLQSEGVESHFVEQTSSTEMVVRRVEIIPLEVIVRNIAAGSMSARLGIAEGTQLARPVVEFSYKRDDLGDPLVNDDHILALGLADEEELAKLREMALRVNTILREYLSKAGITLVDFKLEFGRLDNGEILLADEISPDTCRFWDSETGEKMDKDRFRRDLGNIEEGYRKALKRVLGGGK, translated from the coding sequence TTGATAGCGAGAGATCTGCTTTACGAGGGAAAGGCCAAGAAGGTCTTCCTGACAGACAGGGACGACAGATACCTTATAAGGTACAAGGATGACGCAACGGCCTTCAATGGAGAGAAAAAGGGCAGCATCATCGGAAAGGGCGCCATTAACAACACCATGTCGGCCTACTTTTTCCAGCTACTTCAGAGCGAAGGTGTGGAGAGCCATTTTGTGGAACAGACGAGTTCGACCGAGATGGTTGTCAGAAGGGTGGAGATAATCCCGCTCGAGGTTATAGTGAGAAACATCGCCGCCGGTTCTATGTCCGCAAGACTGGGAATTGCCGAAGGAACGCAACTCGCCAGGCCGGTCGTCGAGTTCTCCTACAAGAGGGACGATCTGGGCGATCCGCTGGTCAACGACGACCATATCCTGGCACTAGGCCTTGCAGATGAAGAAGAACTCGCCAAGTTGAGAGAGATGGCGTTGAGGGTGAATACGATACTTAGGGAGTATTTATCGAAAGCCGGAATAACACTGGTGGATTTCAAACTGGAGTTCGGCAGGCTGGATAACGGGGAGATCCTGCTGGCCGACGAGATCAGTCCCGATACTTGCCGGTTCTGGGATAGCGAGACGGGAGAGAAGATGGATAAGGATCGTTTCAGGAGGGATCTGGGAAACATCGAGGAAGGTTACAGGAAGGCTTTGAAAAGAGTCCTCGGAGGTGGAAAATGA
- the purS gene encoding phosphoribosylformylglycinamidine synthase subunit PurS has protein sequence MKATVYVTLKNGIADPQGLAVRNALDSMGFDGVKRVRIGKIIEIELEDGCPDGSKVEEMCRSLLANTVMEDFTFEMSGEKR, from the coding sequence ATGAAGGCAACCGTCTATGTAACTCTCAAAAACGGCATCGCCGATCCACAGGGGCTGGCGGTGAGGAACGCACTCGATTCAATGGGTTTCGACGGGGTGAAGAGAGTGCGAATAGGCAAAATAATAGAGATAGAGCTGGAAGATGGCTGTCCGGACGGTTCAAAAGTAGAAGAAATGTGTCGTTCCCTTCTGGCCAATACGGTCATGGAGGATTTTACCTTCGAAATGAGCGGCGAGAAAAGATGA
- the purQ gene encoding phosphoribosylformylglycinamidine synthase subunit PurQ, with the protein MKVAIVVFPGSNCDLDAYQAILESGEEASYVWHMEKSLEGFDAVILPGGFSYGDYLRCGAIARFSPIMASVRKMAENGRPVLGICNGFQILTEAGLLPGVLLRNRDLKFICKNVYLRVESTMSPFTKALESGSVLKIPIAHGDGNYFVDGETLRSLEENGQVIFRYCSADGEVSPQFNPNGSISNIAGVSNARGNVLGMMPHPERVCAEITGGTDGLLLFKSMISFLKGGMAGELVNS; encoded by the coding sequence ATGAAGGTGGCCATCGTGGTATTTCCGGGGTCAAACTGCGATCTCGATGCTTATCAAGCCATCTTAGAGAGCGGAGAAGAGGCAAGTTACGTGTGGCATATGGAAAAGAGCCTCGAAGGTTTCGACGCGGTAATACTTCCGGGAGGCTTTTCCTACGGCGACTACCTCAGATGCGGCGCGATAGCCCGTTTCTCGCCCATCATGGCGTCCGTCAGGAAGATGGCCGAAAATGGAAGGCCCGTTCTTGGTATCTGCAACGGTTTCCAGATACTGACTGAGGCCGGTCTCCTGCCGGGAGTTTTACTCAGGAACAGGGATCTAAAATTTATCTGCAAGAACGTCTATTTGAGGGTCGAATCGACCATGAGCCCTTTCACGAAGGCATTAGAAAGCGGAAGTGTTCTCAAGATACCGATCGCTCACGGGGACGGAAACTACTTCGTCGATGGAGAAACACTCCGCAGCCTCGAAGAGAACGGCCAGGTGATCTTCCGCTACTGCTCCGCCGACGGGGAAGTCTCCCCACAGTTCAACCCCAACGGATCGATCTCGAACATTGCCGGGGTCTCCAACGCACGGGGAAATGTTCTGGGAATGATGCCACACCCGGAGAGAGTCTGCGCGGAGATCACGGGAGGCACCGACGGGCTCCTTCTCTTCAAGTCAATGATCTCTTTCCTGAAGGGGGGTATGGCCGGTGAGCTCGTCAACTCTTGA
- the purL gene encoding phosphoribosylformylglycinamidine synthase subunit PurL — translation MSSSTLDYSPLGLSHSEFDLICEKLGREPNPLELAMFGVMWSEHCSYKNSKALLKTLPTGGSSILQGPGENAGIVDIGEGLAVVMKVESHNHPSAVEPYQGAATGVGGIIRDIFTMGARPIALLNSLRFGELDKARTRYLFENVVKGIGDYGNCMGIPTVAGEIYFDDHYTGNPLVNAMCVGIMRHEEVKYARAKGIGNPVMLVGATTGRDGMGGAAFASVELTEQSLERKSAVQVGDPFMEKLLLEACIELFKTDAVVAIQDLGAAGLTSSCCEMASRGKSGIWIELSCIPLREEAMTPVEIMLSESQERMLVVVKRGREKEVGAIFEKWGLSGTVIGEVTDDGLLTVLERGKVVASLPARLLADDAPVYTRESTRPAYLESVGRFDLLESEDMNIEETLIALLQRPTIAGKEWVYSQYDHMVRTSTVTGPGSDAAVIRIRGTNRAIALTIDGNGSYCYLDPFMGAAIAVAEAARNLVCSGARPLAITDGLNFGNPEKREIYWQFKETIAGLTAACDVLETPVISGNVSFYNETETGAIFPTPIVGMVGVIEDISKVTGSFFINEGDVILLLGENTNELGGSEYLRMLTGRTIGECPTIDLEREKRVQRLCLEAIGRRLLDSAHDCSEGGLAVALSECCFGKGLGAKIELNDTLPIDALLFGEAQSRIVVSLKESKLDSLLELAGEFGVPARILGRVGSNELKIDVWGREVLSATVGELEARWRGAIECAMRS, via the coding sequence GTGAGCTCGTCAACTCTTGATTACTCGCCGTTGGGTCTCAGCCATTCTGAGTTCGATCTGATTTGCGAGAAGCTCGGTAGGGAGCCGAATCCACTTGAACTGGCCATGTTCGGGGTGATGTGGTCCGAGCATTGCAGTTACAAAAACTCAAAAGCTCTACTCAAAACGCTTCCGACAGGCGGCAGCTCTATCCTTCAGGGTCCAGGCGAGAACGCCGGGATTGTCGATATCGGTGAGGGGTTGGCTGTAGTGATGAAAGTCGAAAGCCACAACCACCCTTCGGCCGTCGAGCCCTACCAGGGCGCTGCAACCGGCGTCGGTGGAATCATAAGAGATATCTTCACCATGGGGGCAAGACCGATCGCTCTGCTAAATTCGTTGAGGTTCGGCGAGCTGGATAAGGCCAGGACCAGGTATCTCTTCGAGAACGTGGTGAAGGGTATAGGAGATTACGGCAACTGTATGGGGATACCGACCGTGGCCGGAGAGATCTACTTTGACGATCACTATACGGGCAACCCCCTGGTCAACGCGATGTGCGTGGGAATAATGAGGCACGAAGAGGTCAAGTACGCCAGGGCAAAAGGAATCGGCAACCCTGTAATGCTCGTGGGGGCAACCACCGGGCGCGATGGCATGGGTGGGGCGGCCTTCGCCTCTGTCGAGCTGACCGAGCAGTCTCTGGAGAGGAAATCGGCCGTTCAGGTCGGAGATCCCTTCATGGAGAAGCTTCTTCTGGAAGCCTGTATAGAACTCTTCAAGACCGATGCCGTGGTCGCAATTCAGGACCTCGGCGCGGCCGGGTTGACCTCTTCGTGCTGTGAGATGGCCAGCCGCGGGAAGAGCGGAATATGGATAGAACTATCTTGTATTCCGCTAAGAGAAGAGGCCATGACACCGGTAGAAATAATGCTCTCGGAGTCTCAGGAGAGGATGCTGGTCGTCGTGAAACGGGGAAGAGAGAAGGAGGTTGGGGCGATCTTCGAGAAATGGGGACTCAGCGGAACGGTGATAGGAGAGGTGACAGATGACGGACTCCTCACCGTACTGGAGAGAGGAAAAGTCGTTGCCTCGCTGCCTGCGAGACTGCTGGCCGACGACGCCCCTGTTTATACGAGAGAGTCAACCAGGCCGGCCTATCTGGAGAGTGTTGGACGTTTCGATCTACTCGAAAGTGAAGATATGAATATTGAGGAGACGCTGATCGCGCTCCTGCAAAGACCGACGATAGCCGGTAAAGAATGGGTTTACAGTCAGTACGACCATATGGTGAGGACAAGTACGGTGACGGGGCCGGGAAGCGATGCGGCCGTAATACGCATTAGGGGTACAAACAGAGCGATAGCCCTCACGATAGATGGTAACGGTTCTTACTGTTATCTCGATCCATTCATGGGGGCTGCGATAGCAGTCGCTGAAGCCGCACGAAACCTGGTCTGTTCGGGTGCCAGGCCGCTTGCGATAACCGACGGTCTGAACTTCGGAAACCCTGAAAAGAGAGAGATCTACTGGCAGTTCAAAGAGACGATCGCCGGTCTGACCGCTGCATGCGATGTTCTGGAGACACCGGTAATAAGCGGAAACGTTTCCTTCTACAACGAAACCGAAACCGGGGCTATATTCCCCACTCCCATCGTTGGAATGGTGGGTGTGATAGAGGACATTTCGAAGGTGACGGGGAGCTTTTTTATCAACGAGGGCGACGTGATACTCCTCCTCGGCGAGAATACCAATGAACTGGGCGGTAGCGAATATCTCAGAATGCTCACAGGTAGAACGATCGGAGAGTGTCCCACGATAGATCTCGAAAGGGAGAAGAGGGTTCAAAGGCTCTGTCTTGAAGCCATAGGAAGAAGGCTACTCGACTCGGCCCACGATTGCAGCGAGGGTGGACTGGCCGTTGCACTTTCAGAATGCTGTTTTGGAAAAGGTCTCGGGGCGAAAATCGAACTTAACGATACATTGCCGATCGATGCGCTTCTTTTCGGGGAGGCCCAGTCGAGGATCGTGGTCTCACTGAAGGAGTCGAAGCTCGACTCTCTCCTCGAGCTGGCCGGGGAGTTCGGCGTACCCGCTCGGATCCTGGGCAGGGTCGGCAGTAATGAGCTAAAGATAGATGTGTGGGGCAGGGAGGTCTTGTCCGCGACGGTTGGAGAGCTAGAAGCTCGCTGGAGGGGGGCGATCGAATGCGCGATGAGATCATGA
- the purF gene encoding amidophosphoribosyltransferase, which produces MRDEIMREELKEECGVFGIVSREGRASRTTYYGLFALQHRGQESAGIAVSEDGDIHLHKAMGLVGEVFDDAKLEELKGDLAVGHVRYSTSGDSSVINAQPLVFKTRQGTIALCHNGNLANSLALRESLKEKGSIFQTTVDTEVIAALLAGSSDSDLVISIRSVMKELKGAYALIIMTRDRLIGVRDPLGIRPLCIGRKEKDLMLSSESCAFETVGGSLLRDVMPGEIVVIDRSGMKSYPPEEKNEEKLCIFEFIYFGRPDSVMKGQSLYMSRKRAGKILCREVPADADFVCSVPDSGTPSAIGFSEASGIPFLEGLVKNRYVGRTFIKPSQNQREIGVALKLNVLEEVVRGKSIVLVDDSIVRGTTIKRLISRLRACGAGKIHLRISAPPVMWPCFFGIDTPSRDELLGARFSVEEIGRLVGADSIGYLSLEGLIEATSSSGFCTGCFSGQYPLDIEGADGRYALDTAQKVRT; this is translated from the coding sequence ATGCGCGATGAGATCATGAGAGAGGAATTGAAGGAAGAATGCGGCGTTTTCGGTATAGTCTCTAGAGAGGGAAGGGCCTCCAGGACTACCTACTACGGGCTCTTCGCCCTTCAGCACAGGGGTCAGGAGAGTGCGGGAATAGCCGTATCGGAAGATGGAGACATACATCTGCACAAAGCCATGGGTCTGGTAGGAGAAGTCTTCGACGACGCGAAGCTGGAAGAATTGAAGGGAGATCTCGCGGTCGGTCATGTCCGCTACTCCACCTCCGGGGACAGTAGTGTGATCAACGCACAGCCTCTCGTTTTCAAGACCAGGCAAGGAACGATTGCCCTCTGTCATAACGGCAACCTGGCCAACTCTTTGGCTCTGCGGGAAAGTCTGAAAGAAAAAGGGTCTATCTTCCAGACAACTGTAGATACAGAGGTAATCGCGGCGCTCCTGGCCGGCAGTTCCGACAGCGATCTGGTGATATCTATAAGGAGCGTGATGAAGGAACTGAAAGGCGCTTACGCTCTAATAATAATGACACGCGACAGGTTGATCGGTGTTAGAGATCCTCTGGGTATAAGACCTTTGTGTATAGGAAGGAAAGAAAAAGATCTGATGCTCTCCTCTGAGAGTTGCGCCTTCGAAACTGTCGGGGGGAGCCTTCTGAGGGACGTAATGCCCGGTGAAATCGTCGTGATCGACAGGTCGGGAATGAAGAGCTATCCTCCGGAAGAGAAGAACGAAGAGAAACTATGTATCTTCGAGTTCATATACTTCGGCAGGCCCGACAGCGTAATGAAGGGTCAGAGTCTTTACATGAGCCGAAAAAGGGCCGGAAAAATACTTTGCAGAGAGGTTCCGGCCGACGCCGACTTCGTCTGTTCCGTTCCCGATTCCGGTACGCCTTCGGCCATAGGCTTCTCCGAGGCCTCGGGAATACCTTTTCTCGAGGGGCTTGTGAAGAACAGGTACGTAGGCCGAACGTTCATAAAGCCTTCTCAAAATCAGAGAGAGATCGGAGTGGCGCTTAAGCTAAACGTACTGGAAGAAGTTGTGAGAGGGAAATCGATCGTTCTCGTTGACGATTCTATCGTCAGGGGAACTACCATAAAAAGACTTATCTCCAGACTCAGGGCATGCGGAGCGGGAAAGATACACCTGCGGATCAGCGCGCCGCCCGTCATGTGGCCCTGCTTTTTCGGAATAGACACTCCATCCAGGGACGAGCTCCTCGGGGCGCGCTTCTCTGTGGAGGAGATCGGACGACTGGTGGGAGCAGACAGCATCGGTTACCTAAGTCTGGAAGGACTAATAGAGGCCACTTCCAGTTCAGGCTTCTGCACAGGCTGCTTCTCGGGACAGTACCCGTTGGATATAGAGGGCGCCGACGGAAGGTACGCGTTGGATACCGCTCAGAAGGTGAGAACATGA
- the purM gene encoding phosphoribosylformylglycinamidine cyclo-ligase, protein MSDYRSSGVDIDAGDRAVELMKRHVETTRTPGVLGGIGSFGGLFRPDLAGMEEPVLVSGTDGVGTKLKLAFAMDIHDSVGVDCVAMCVNDIISMGATPLFFLDYIAIGRLEPGKIEKIVSGVCEGCRQASSALIGGETAEMPGLYAESEYDLAGFAVGLVDRQEIIDGSTIEKGDILVGWPSSGFHSNGFSLVRKIISDEKIDLYETIPGFSRPIGLELLTPTRIYVSLLERLKKLCKPKGIAHITGGGLLENLPRVIPEGLKCEIHTDSWEVPPVIEFIVERGGVEVREAYRTFNMGIGLVTAFSPDDADTVLQGMKDEKPVEIGVVVAGEGGVTLCRRG, encoded by the coding sequence ATGAGCGATTACAGGAGTTCCGGAGTCGATATAGACGCTGGGGACAGGGCCGTCGAGCTCATGAAGCGACACGTGGAAACTACCAGGACGCCCGGGGTGTTGGGAGGCATTGGCTCCTTCGGAGGACTATTCCGTCCTGATCTTGCCGGGATGGAAGAACCCGTGCTGGTTTCGGGAACTGACGGAGTCGGCACTAAATTGAAACTGGCCTTCGCGATGGACATTCACGATAGCGTTGGAGTAGATTGCGTGGCCATGTGTGTCAACGACATAATTTCAATGGGTGCGACACCGCTGTTCTTTCTCGATTACATAGCTATCGGAAGGCTTGAACCCGGGAAGATCGAGAAAATCGTTAGCGGTGTATGCGAAGGATGCAGACAGGCCTCCAGCGCCCTTATCGGAGGAGAGACGGCCGAGATGCCCGGGCTGTATGCCGAAAGTGAATACGACCTGGCCGGTTTTGCAGTAGGATTGGTAGATAGACAGGAGATTATCGACGGCTCGACGATAGAGAAAGGAGACATTCTCGTAGGATGGCCCTCTTCGGGCTTTCACTCCAACGGCTTTTCACTCGTTCGGAAGATCATCTCGGATGAAAAAATAGATCTTTACGAGACCATTCCAGGCTTCTCGAGACCGATAGGTCTCGAGCTGCTCACACCCACAAGAATATACGTCTCGCTCTTGGAAAGATTGAAAAAGCTCTGTAAACCAAAAGGGATCGCACACATCACCGGCGGGGGACTTCTAGAAAATCTTCCCAGGGTAATACCCGAAGGCCTTAAGTGCGAGATACACACCGACTCCTGGGAGGTGCCGCCTGTGATCGAGTTCATTGTCGAGAGGGGTGGCGTCGAAGTCAGGGAGGCCTACAGGACCTTCAACATGGGGATCGGCCTGGTTACCGCGTTCTCTCCCGACGATGCCGATACTGTCCTGCAAGGAATGAAGGATGAAAAACCGGTTGAGATCGGTGTGGTGGTGGCCGGGGAGGGTGGTGTTACGCTTTGCCGAAGAGGATAG
- the purN gene encoding phosphoribosylglycinamide formyltransferase, with product MPKRIAVLVSGNGSNLERLIELSVSGFIDGEISLVISSNEKAFALERAKRHSIPSHVVHYGGRSGGDYSDAILQIVEDCRIDLIVLAGFLKILSGNIIERFRNRIINLHPSLIPSFCGKGMYGEKVHRAVIESGVRITGATVHFVDGGTDTGPIILQESVPVFCDDSVESLSGRVAQVEHRLLPKAVSLFCENRLTVMGKRVLITGGFYEDSVVERL from the coding sequence TTGCCGAAGAGGATAGCCGTACTTGTATCCGGTAACGGGAGCAACCTTGAAAGATTGATCGAACTCTCCGTGTCAGGTTTCATAGATGGAGAGATATCGCTGGTAATCTCGAGCAACGAAAAGGCCTTCGCGCTTGAGAGAGCGAAGAGGCACTCTATACCCTCGCACGTAGTGCATTACGGCGGTCGATCTGGTGGCGATTACAGTGATGCGATCCTCCAGATCGTCGAGGATTGTCGAATAGACCTGATCGTCCTCGCAGGGTTTCTTAAAATTCTCTCGGGAAATATCATCGAGCGCTTCAGGAACAGGATAATAAATCTGCACCCTTCTCTGATACCCTCCTTCTGCGGAAAGGGAATGTACGGAGAGAAAGTTCACAGGGCGGTTATCGAGAGCGGAGTCAGGATAACCGGCGCAACGGTTCACTTCGTTGACGGAGGAACCGACACCGGTCCGATAATACTGCAGGAATCCGTTCCCGTCTTTTGCGACGATTCGGTCGAAAGTCTCTCCGGAAGGGTGGCTCAGGTCGAGCACAGATTGCTTCCGAAGGCCGTCTCTCTCTTCTGCGAGAACAGGTTGACGGTCATGGGAAAGAGAGTTTTGATAACAGGAGGTTTCTATGAAGACAGCGTTGTTGAGCGTCTCTAA